A genomic region of Phragmites australis chromosome 2, lpPhrAust1.1, whole genome shotgun sequence contains the following coding sequences:
- the LOC133907792 gene encoding WUSCHEL-related homeobox 5-like yields MEVTQQGGAHGQAGPGAPLSPASAAAAALANARWNPTKEQVAVLEGLYEHGLRTPNAEQIQQITARLREHGHIEGKNVFYWFQNHKARQRQKQKQDSFAYFSRFFRRPPALPMLTRLPTPPYPYGQVPPPQAMAPLPACNNGGKHMMYRAPRYMPAPQASAANAAYYHPQQMTALYPRMEIAQDKQMIPAAAQPPAAMYQSAAPNSASTPLHVLHHFPPATGVDGGAADRVGPNRETLQLFPLQPTFVLPDKASGASGASLTSATSTPSISLSGESESLESPNSNGETLPFYDFFGVHSGGH; encoded by the exons ATGGAGGTGACACAGCAAGGCGGTGCTCACGGCCAGGCGGGCCCCGGCGCCCCGCTGTCCccggcctccgccgccgcggccgcgctgGCGAACGCGCGATGGAATCCGACCAAGGAGCAGGTCGCCGTGCTGGAGGGGCTGTACGAGCACGGCCTGCGCACGCCCAACGCGGAGCAGATACAGCAGATCACGGCCAGGTTGCGGGAGCACGGCCACATCGAGGGCAAGAACGTCTTCTACTGGTTCCAGAACCACAAGGCCCGCCAGCgccagaagcagaagcaggacAGCTTCGCATACTTCAGCAGGTTCTTCCGCCGGCCCCCGGCGCTGCCCATGCTCACCAGGCTCCCCACGCCGCCTTACCCTTATGGCCAGGTCCCGCCGCCGCAGGCGATGGCTCCACTGCCTGCATGCAACAACGGTGGTAAGCATA TGATGTACAGGGCGCCACGCTACATGCCAGCGCCTCAGGCATCCGCGGCAAATGCTGCTTACTACCACCCACAGCAGATGACAGCTCTGTACCCAAGAATGGAGATCGCCCAAGACAAGCAGATGATCCCGGCCGCGGCCCAGCCGCCGGCCGCCATGTACCAGTCGGCAGCACCGAACAGCGCGAGCACCCCACTGCACGTGCTGCATCACTTCCCGCCAGCCACCGGCGTCGACGGCGGGGCAGCGGATCGCGTCGGCCCCAACCGCGAGACGCTTCAGCTGTTCCCACTCCAGCCCACCTTCGTGCTGCCCGACAAGGCAAGTGGCGCCAGCGGCGCCTCCCTGACGTCGGCGACGTCGACGCCGTCCATTTCGCTTTCCGGGGAGTCCGAGAGCTTGGAGAGCCCGAACTCGAACGGCGAGACGCTACCGTTCTATGACTTCTTCGGTGTTCATTCTGGAGGCCACTGA
- the LOC133909120 gene encoding uncharacterized protein LOC133909120: MGEDLVTTLSMENGPCTFLSMDPSGHLTAPDDRAVGVMVQALIGGGLGARAHAVSPCVAPPPDINQPWQTDLCDMLDVGLEPHVYNAEAVLSCAPKAGNRKAAKRGDSIWGAWFFFTFYFKPLLSDKCKDKVVRDTNGLSGFDKSDLRLDMFLVQHDMENMYMWVFKERPENSLGKMQLRSYMNGHSRPSEPQFPFSVDRGFVRSHRMQRKHYRGLSNPQCIHGIEVVRSPNLAGLTEGDLRRWAELTGREVNFVIPQEASDFGTWRTMPNSELELERPHPVMKSSGNQNPKKLLNGSGLNLSSPSNHSGEDGMDLSPVSSKRRKEGFPHAMDEEAFLPMNSCTEKTQDVDMHSVVQPSWLHEFTGVMRKAYGPVTAGKSIYEDDQGYLIMVSLPFVDQQKVKVSWRNSLTHGIVKIVCVSTARMPHIRRHGRVFKLADPLPEHCPPGDFIREIPLSTRIPEDAKLEAYFDEAASVLEIMVPKQGNEPEEHEVRVSLRPPHFGANDLLLT, from the coding sequence ATGGGGGAAGACCTCGTCACCACCCTGTCCATGGAGAACGGACCGTGCACGTTCCTCTCCATGGACCCGTCCGGCCACCTCACCGCGCCGGACGACCGCGCCGTCGGCGTCATGGTGCAGGCCCTCATCGGAGGGGGCCTCGGCGCGCGCGCCCACGCCGTGTCCCCCTGCGTTGCGCCTCCGCCCGACATCAATCAGCCGTGGCAGACGGACCTCTGCGACATGCTGGACGTCGGGCTCGAGCCGCATGTGTACAACGCCGAGGCCGTGCTGAGCTGTGCTCCCAAGGCCGGGAACCGGAAGGCCGCCAAGCGCGGGGACAGCATCTGGGGCGCCTGGTTCTTCTTCACGTTCTATTTCAAGCCCCTGCTGTCGGACAAGTGCAAGGACAAGGTCGTCCGGGACACCAACGGCTTGTCGGGGTTCGACAAGTCGGACCTCCGGCTCGACATGTTCCTGGTGCAGCACGACATGGAGAACATGTACATGTGGGTGTTCAAGGAGCGACCGGAGAATTCCCTTGGGAAGATGCAGCTGAGGAGCTACATGAATGGGCACTCACGGCCCAGTGAGCCGCAGTTCCCGTTCAGTGTCGACAGGGGATTTGTCCGGTCGCATCGGATGCAGCGTAAGCATTACCGGGGGCTCTCAAACCCACAATGTATTCATGGAATTGAGGTGGTGAGATCACCAAATCTTGCAGGGCTCACTGAGGGTGACCTGAGGAGGTGGGCAGAGCTTACAGGGAGGGAGGTCAATTTTGTAATCCCACAGGAGGCCAGTGATTTTGGGACATGGAGGACCATGCCAAACtcagagcttgagcttgagagGCCACACCCTGTCATGAAGAGCAGTGGTAACCAAAACCCAAAGAAGCTGCTAAATGGATCAGGCTTGAATTTGTCATCACCGTCCAATCATTCAGGAGAAGACGGTATGGATCTCTCTCCAGTTAGTAGCAAGCGCAGGAAGGAGGGGTTCCCACACGCCATGGATGAAGAAGCCTTCTTGCCAATGAATTCTTGCACTGAGAAGACTCAAGATGTGGATATGCATTCAGTCGTGCAGCCTTCATGGCTCCACGAATTCACTGGGGTAATGAGAAAGGCTTACGGGCCAGTGACTGCTGGCAAGTCTATCTACGAGGATGACCAGGGCTACTTAATCATGGTCAGCTTGCCATTTGTTGATCAGCAGAAGGTGAAGGTTTCGTGGAGGAACAGTCTTACTCATGGCATTGTGAAGATCGTTTGTGTTAGTACTGCGAGGATGCCACACATAAGAAGACATGGTAGGGTTTTCAAGCTTGCTGATCCATTGCCGGAGCACTGCCCTCCTGGGGACTTCATCCGTGAAATACCTCTATCTACTCGTATCCCTGAAGATGCTAAGCTGGAGGCATACTTTGATGAGGCTGCTTCAGTGCTTGAGATCATGGTCCCGAAACAAGGAAATGAGCCTGAAGAACATGAAGTTAGGGTCTCACTGCGACCTCCACACTTCGGAGCTAATGATCTACTATTGACCTAA